The following are from one region of the Cyanobium gracile PCC 6307 genome:
- the murC gene encoding UDP-N-acetylmuramate--L-alanine ligase, producing MPKLDRRQPLHFIGAGGIGMSALAGILAERGFMVSGSDPRPSPVLERLGSAGVQVFQEQTAATITAVLAGLDGTMADPLVVISSAVPAANEELAEARRRGLSIVHRSDVLAALINAQPSIAVAGSHGKTTTSTLIATLLEAVGEDPTAVIGGIVPAFGSNGRHGKGRLLVAEADESDGSLVKFTPSLGVLTNVELDHTDHYPNLAALVATLQHFASGCTTLLANRDCPVLREHFQAASWWSTCSSEDVDFAAIPLEERGDGTLATWYEHGKALGTLEVPLPGRHNLSNTVAAMAACRLEGVPFEDLRRAVAGLRPPGRRFDCRGLWQNRAIVDDYAHHPSEVAATIAMARLMVESGRSPLPLVPRRLVAVFQPHRYTRTAQFLDDFAAALTEADVVLLAPLYAAGEAPMEGISSQALAESVLSLAPDLTVAVAASMEALAELVAGGTGPGDLVLAMGAGDVNSLWDRLGALDERGRPTALVA from the coding sequence ATCCCGAAGCTCGATCGCCGTCAGCCGCTCCATTTCATCGGGGCCGGGGGGATCGGCATGTCCGCCCTGGCAGGGATCCTGGCGGAGAGGGGCTTCATGGTGAGCGGCTCCGACCCCCGTCCCAGTCCCGTGCTGGAGCGACTGGGATCCGCCGGGGTGCAGGTGTTCCAGGAGCAGACCGCCGCAACGATCACCGCGGTGCTCGCCGGCCTCGACGGGACGATGGCGGATCCCCTGGTGGTGATCAGCTCGGCGGTGCCCGCCGCCAACGAGGAGCTGGCCGAGGCCCGGCGGCGCGGGCTGTCGATCGTGCACCGCTCCGACGTGCTGGCGGCCCTGATCAATGCCCAGCCGTCAATCGCGGTGGCCGGCAGCCACGGCAAGACCACCACCAGCACCCTGATCGCCACGCTCCTGGAGGCCGTCGGCGAGGACCCCACCGCCGTGATCGGGGGGATCGTGCCCGCCTTCGGCAGCAACGGCCGCCATGGCAAGGGCCGGCTGCTGGTGGCCGAGGCCGACGAATCGGACGGTTCCCTGGTGAAGTTCACGCCCAGCCTGGGGGTGCTCACCAACGTGGAGCTCGACCACACCGACCACTACCCGAACCTGGCCGCCCTGGTGGCCACCCTGCAGCACTTCGCCAGCGGCTGCACCACGCTGCTGGCCAACCGCGACTGTCCGGTGCTGCGGGAGCACTTCCAGGCCGCCAGTTGGTGGTCGACCTGCAGCAGCGAAGACGTCGACTTCGCTGCCATCCCCCTGGAGGAGCGGGGTGACGGCACCCTGGCCACCTGGTACGAGCACGGGAAGGCGCTCGGCACCCTGGAGGTGCCCCTGCCCGGCCGCCACAACCTGAGCAACACCGTGGCCGCCATGGCGGCCTGCCGGCTGGAGGGGGTGCCTTTCGAGGACCTGCGCCGGGCGGTGGCTGGGCTGCGCCCCCCCGGACGGCGCTTCGACTGCCGCGGCCTCTGGCAGAACCGGGCGATCGTCGACGACTACGCCCACCACCCCAGCGAGGTGGCCGCCACCATCGCCATGGCCCGGCTGATGGTGGAGAGCGGCCGCAGTCCGCTGCCGCTGGTGCCCCGGCGGCTGGTGGCCGTGTTCCAGCCCCACCGCTACACCCGCACCGCCCAGTTCCTGGACGATTTCGCCGCCGCCCTGACCGAGGCCGACGTGGTGCTGCTGGCGCCCCTGTATGCGGCGGGCGAGGCCCCGATGGAGGGGATCTCCAGCCAGGCCCTGGCGGAGTCGGTGCTGTCCCTCGCCCCCGACCTGACGGTAGCGGTGGCGGCCAGCATGGAGGCGCTGGCGGAGCTGGTGGCGGGCGGCACCGGCCCGGGCGACCTGGTGCTGGCGATGGGGGCCGGCGACGTCAACAGCCTCTGGGACCGCCTGGGGGCCCTCGACGAACGGGGTCGCCCCACCGCGCTGGTGGCCTGA
- the murB gene encoding UDP-N-acetylmuramate dehydrogenase: MATAPLSQPRAGVALRDYTTWKVGGPAAWFAEPADQGELIAHAAWAAASGLPFRCIGAGSNLLIADGGLDGLTLCNRRLQGSRLDPGEGWVEAEAGEPIPTLARKAARSGLRGLEWAVGIPGTVGGAVVMNAGAQGGCTAEWLVSVRVLDPRRPDAPFELAAGDLAFAYRHSRLQEEPLLVLSARFRLEPGHDPAVLTARTSANLQSRTSSQPYQQPSCGSVFRNPEPLKAGQLIESLGLKGLAIGDAQVSPIHANFIVNTGAATAADIDALIRLVQQRVLEDRGVRLHPEVQRLGF; the protein is encoded by the coding sequence ATGGCGACGGCCCCGCTCAGCCAGCCCCGGGCAGGGGTCGCCCTGCGGGACTACACCACCTGGAAGGTCGGCGGGCCGGCCGCCTGGTTCGCCGAACCCGCCGACCAGGGGGAGCTGATCGCCCATGCCGCCTGGGCGGCGGCCTCGGGTCTTCCCTTCCGCTGCATCGGCGCGGGCTCCAACCTGCTGATCGCCGACGGAGGCCTCGACGGCCTCACCCTCTGCAACCGGCGGCTGCAGGGCAGCCGCCTGGACCCGGGCGAAGGCTGGGTGGAGGCTGAGGCGGGCGAACCGATCCCCACCCTGGCCCGCAAGGCGGCCCGCAGCGGCCTGCGGGGCCTGGAGTGGGCCGTCGGCATCCCCGGCACGGTGGGTGGCGCGGTGGTGATGAACGCCGGCGCCCAGGGGGGCTGCACCGCCGAGTGGCTGGTGTCGGTGCGGGTGCTGGATCCCCGCCGTCCCGACGCCCCCTTCGAACTGGCCGCCGGTGACCTGGCCTTCGCCTACCGCCACAGCCGCCTGCAGGAGGAGCCCCTGCTGGTGCTTTCGGCCCGCTTCCGGCTGGAGCCTGGGCACGACCCCGCGGTGCTGACCGCCCGCACCAGCGCCAACCTGCAGAGCCGCACCAGCTCCCAGCCCTACCAGCAACCCAGCTGCGGGAGCGTGTTCCGCAATCCCGAACCGCTCAAGGCCGGCCAGCTGATCGAATCCCTCGGCCTCAAGGGGCTCGCCATCGGCGATGCCCAGGTGTCGCCGATCCACGCCAATTTCATTGTCAACACCGGCGCCGCCACCGCCGCCGACATCGACGCCCTGATCCGGCTGGTGCAGCAGCGGGTGCTGGAGGACCGCGGGGTGCGCCTGCACCCGGAGGTCCAGCGGCTGGGGTTCTAG
- a CDS encoding YbaB/EbfC family nucleoid-associated protein codes for MAGFGLPNFGQLTEAFRKAQQIQQDAQKLQEELDAMELQGSDPEGRASVWLSGNQQPLRVELSPELLAEPVETVEAAVLAALCKAYEVSTGTMRDRMETLTGGLDLNLPGLGN; via the coding sequence ATGGCCGGCTTCGGACTTCCCAATTTCGGACAGCTGACCGAGGCCTTCCGCAAGGCCCAGCAGATTCAGCAGGACGCCCAGAAACTCCAGGAGGAACTCGATGCGATGGAGCTGCAGGGCAGCGACCCCGAGGGCCGCGCCAGCGTCTGGCTCTCCGGCAACCAGCAGCCCCTGCGGGTCGAGCTGAGCCCCGAGCTGCTCGCCGAACCCGTGGAGACGGTCGAGGCGGCCGTGCTGGCGGCCCTCTGCAAGGCCTACGAGGTCTCCACCGGCACCATGCGCGACCGCATGGAAACCCTCACCGGTGGCCTGGATCTGAATCTTCCCGGTCTGGGGAACTGA
- the rsgA gene encoding ribosome small subunit-dependent GTPase A — protein MESEPLPGRVVALQANYCLVSLDGPSELGVDGHLLCTRRTRLDKSGLQVCVGDRVTVAAVDWRARRGAVVGLEPRRSLLERPAVANVNRVVVVVAVAEPGLDPLQLTRFLITAEATGQPVQVVLSKADLLPPAEVGAWCRRLEGWGYGTVAISTRSGEGLEILRRQLAAPGIAVLCGPSGVGKSSLLNALAPALELRVATVSGRLRRGRHTTRHVELFSVAPEALVADSPGFNTPALPADPQSLAAAFPELLARLQATPCRFANCRHLGDPGCAMGDGWDRQAIYGRCLEEVEAVAARSRSGQGRQGERGLRQRGDRLEPLLDPQLRRSSRSTLRQGLEQDLPALEGDLSSPDREDSDPGHR, from the coding sequence ATGGAGTCTGAGCCGCTGCCGGGTCGGGTGGTGGCCCTGCAGGCCAACTACTGCCTGGTGAGCCTCGATGGCCCCTCGGAGCTCGGGGTCGACGGCCACCTCCTGTGCACCCGCCGCACGCGCCTCGACAAGAGCGGCCTGCAGGTGTGCGTGGGTGATCGGGTGACGGTGGCAGCCGTCGACTGGCGGGCCCGACGGGGGGCGGTGGTGGGCCTCGAACCCCGCCGCAGCCTGCTGGAGCGGCCGGCGGTCGCCAACGTGAACCGGGTGGTGGTGGTGGTGGCCGTGGCCGAACCCGGCCTCGACCCCCTGCAGCTGACGCGGTTCCTGATCACCGCCGAGGCCACCGGCCAGCCGGTGCAGGTGGTGCTCAGCAAGGCCGACCTGCTGCCGCCGGCCGAGGTGGGGGCCTGGTGTCGCCGGCTGGAGGGCTGGGGCTACGGCACGGTGGCGATCTCCACCCGCAGCGGCGAGGGTCTGGAGATCCTGCGCCGTCAGCTGGCCGCGCCGGGCATCGCCGTGCTCTGCGGCCCCTCCGGCGTGGGCAAGAGCAGCCTGCTCAATGCCCTGGCTCCGGCCCTGGAGCTGCGCGTCGCCACGGTCTCCGGGCGGCTGCGACGGGGACGCCACACGACCCGGCATGTCGAGCTGTTCTCCGTGGCGCCGGAGGCCCTGGTGGCCGATTCCCCCGGCTTCAACACCCCCGCCCTCCCCGCCGACCCCCAGAGCCTGGCGGCGGCCTTCCCGGAGCTGCTGGCCCGCCTCCAGGCCACCCCCTGCCGTTTCGCCAACTGCCGCCACCTGGGCGACCCGGGCTGTGCCATGGGGGACGGCTGGGACCGCCAGGCGATCTACGGCCGCTGCCTCGAGGAGGTGGAGGCCGTCGCGGCCCGTTCCCGCAGCGGCCAGGGGCGCCAGGGGGAGCGGGGCCTGCGTCAGCGGGGCGACCGCCTCGAACCCCTGCTCGATCCCCAGCTGCGCCGCTCCTCCCGCAGCACCCTGCGTCAGGGGCTGGAGCAGGACCTGCCGGCCCTGGAGGGGGACCTCAGTTCCCCAGACCGGGAAGATTCAGATCCAGGCCACCGGTGA
- a CDS encoding sulfurtransferase TusA family protein translates to MNEPVALDLRGTACPVNFIRARLALEPLPPGAWLRIDLDGGEPEQMVTEGLRNEGHDVQRVEPSPFAPGEGVRLLVRRDGV, encoded by the coding sequence TTGAACGAGCCGGTGGCCCTCGATCTGCGGGGAACGGCTTGCCCGGTCAACTTCATCCGGGCCCGTTTGGCCCTCGAGCCCCTGCCGCCGGGGGCCTGGCTGCGGATTGACCTGGACGGGGGGGAACCGGAGCAGATGGTGACCGAAGGGCTGCGCAACGAGGGGCACGACGTGCAGCGGGTCGAGCCGTCGCCGTTCGCCCCCGGGGAGGGGGTGCGGCTGCTGGTCCGACGGGATGGAGTCTGA
- the dnaJ gene encoding molecular chaperone DnaJ yields MADYYELLGVSRDVDADSLKKAYRRLARQYHPDVNKDPAAEDRFKEIGRAYEVLSDPQARSRYDQFGEAGLGGAGGMPDMGDMGGFADLFETFFSGFGGAGGGAAAGARRRGPRQGDDLRLDLTISFSEAVFGSEKDVQIRHLETCTTCNGSGAKAGSGPTTCGTCGGAGQVRRATRTPFGSFTQVAPCPTCDGTGQVIADPCNACGGQGLQQVRKKLRINIPAGVDTGTRLRVGQEGNAGQRGGPAGDLYVFLTVQSHPHLRRDGVTVHSEVSLNYLQAILGDTIEVETVDGHEPLEIPAGTQPGAVITLQGKGVPRLGNPVARGNHQFTIKVQLPTKLNGEERQLLEQLAGHHTSKGQRHHHKSGLFGGLFG; encoded by the coding sequence ATGGCCGATTACTACGAGCTGCTCGGTGTCAGCCGGGACGTGGATGCCGACAGCCTCAAGAAGGCCTACCGGCGCCTGGCCCGCCAGTACCACCCGGACGTCAACAAGGATCCGGCCGCGGAGGACCGCTTCAAGGAGATCGGCCGGGCCTATGAGGTCCTCAGCGATCCCCAGGCCCGGTCCCGCTACGACCAGTTCGGCGAGGCCGGCCTGGGGGGCGCCGGCGGCATGCCCGACATGGGCGACATGGGGGGCTTCGCCGACCTCTTTGAGACCTTCTTCAGCGGTTTCGGCGGGGCCGGCGGCGGCGCGGCGGCCGGGGCACGACGCCGCGGCCCCCGCCAGGGCGACGACCTGCGCCTGGATCTCACCATCAGCTTCAGCGAGGCCGTCTTCGGCAGCGAGAAGGATGTCCAGATCCGCCACCTCGAGACCTGCACCACCTGCAACGGTTCCGGCGCCAAGGCGGGCAGCGGCCCCACCACCTGTGGCACCTGCGGCGGCGCCGGTCAGGTGCGACGCGCCACCCGCACCCCCTTCGGCAGCTTCACCCAGGTGGCGCCCTGCCCCACCTGCGATGGCACCGGCCAGGTGATCGCCGATCCCTGCAATGCCTGCGGCGGCCAGGGCCTGCAGCAGGTGCGCAAGAAGCTGCGCATCAACATCCCCGCCGGCGTCGACACCGGCACCCGCCTGCGGGTGGGCCAGGAGGGCAACGCCGGCCAGCGGGGCGGGCCGGCGGGGGATCTCTACGTCTTCCTCACCGTCCAGTCCCACCCCCATCTGCGTCGTGATGGCGTCACGGTCCATTCCGAGGTGTCGCTCAACTACCTCCAGGCGATCCTGGGCGACACGATCGAGGTCGAGACCGTCGACGGCCACGAGCCGCTGGAGATTCCCGCCGGCACCCAGCCCGGGGCGGTCATCACCCTCCAGGGCAAGGGGGTGCCGCGGCTCGGGAATCCGGTGGCCCGCGGCAACCACCAGTTCACCATCAAGGTGCAGCTGCCCACCAAGCTCAACGGCGAGGAGCGGCAGCTGCTGGAGCAGCTGGCCGGACACCACACCAGCAAGGGCCAGCGCCACCACCACAAGAGCGGCCTGTTCGGGGGTCTGTTCGGTTGA
- the grpE gene encoding nucleotide exchange factor GrpE: MTGDITPPHEERIDPREGAVDAARVEELLETLPVNPDGGPDSTPPAEGPGAPEAAGAVPDAADSSADRVSQLEAELASVRSENESLKGQYMRIAADFDNFRKRQSRDKEDQRLHITCTTLTEILPVVDNFDRARQQLNPQSEEAQSLHRSYQNLYKQLVDVFKQLGVSPMRVEGEPFDPSLHEAVLREPSEEHPEDVVIEELQRGYHLDGRVLRHALVKVSMGPGPAGGFRSDASAPPSEGTSD; the protein is encoded by the coding sequence ATGACCGGCGACATCACTCCCCCCCATGAGGAACGGATCGATCCCCGGGAGGGCGCGGTCGACGCAGCCCGGGTGGAGGAACTCCTCGAGACCCTGCCGGTGAATCCCGACGGCGGCCCTGACTCCACGCCCCCCGCCGAGGGCCCCGGAGCCCCGGAGGCCGCCGGTGCCGTGCCGGATGCGGCGGACAGCTCCGCTGATCGCGTCAGCCAGCTGGAGGCCGAGCTGGCTTCGGTGCGCAGCGAGAACGAGTCGCTGAAGGGCCAGTACATGCGCATCGCCGCCGATTTCGACAACTTCCGCAAGCGCCAGTCCCGCGACAAGGAGGACCAGCGCCTGCACATCACCTGCACCACCCTCACCGAGATCCTGCCGGTGGTCGACAACTTCGACCGGGCCCGGCAGCAGCTCAACCCCCAGAGCGAGGAGGCCCAGAGCCTGCATCGCAGTTACCAGAACCTCTATAAACAGCTGGTCGACGTGTTCAAACAGCTGGGGGTGTCGCCGATGCGGGTGGAGGGGGAACCCTTCGATCCCTCCCTTCACGAGGCCGTGCTGCGCGAACCCAGTGAGGAGCATCCGGAGGACGTGGTGATCGAGGAGCTGCAGCGGGGCTACCACCTCGACGGCCGCGTGCTGCGGCATGCCCTGGTCAAGGTGTCCATGGGTCCCGGCCCGGCCGGTGGGTTCCGTTCCGACGCATCGGCGCCACCCAGCGAAGGGACATCCGACTGA
- a CDS encoding GspE/PulE family protein, giving the protein MPSEGLTQRPQVTGAEHTSLFRDLDLGQAATPQGPSTPETEDLEATSSGEGISPVMSLVDRILIESLTSGASDIHVEPQEDGLLVRFRQDGVLRRIDKLPRTLIPAVTSRFKIMADLDIAERRMPQDGRIRRNFRGRTTDFRVSTLPGRYGEKVVLRLLDSGATQLGLDTLITDEEARSALRDIGSKPFGMILVTGPTGSGKSTTLYALLSERNDPSINISTVEDPIEYTLQGITQTQVNREKGYDFSSALRAFMRQDPDVLLVGETRDLETARTAIEAALTGHLVLTTLHCNDAASAFARLDEMGMEPFLVSASLLGIVSQRLLRRLCSECRIPYHPNHSELARFGLVASDETDISFYRANTVQPGSEGCCSACQGRGYKGRVGVYEILRMNETLSAAVAKRATTEELRRLALESGMKTLLGYGLDLVREGLTTLEQVERMLLTDTGLESERRARALSTLTCRSCGAGLEDEWLECPYCLCVRS; this is encoded by the coding sequence ATGCCATCAGAAGGTCTCACCCAGCGCCCGCAGGTCACCGGTGCAGAGCACACCTCGCTCTTCCGCGACCTTGACCTGGGTCAGGCCGCCACTCCCCAGGGGCCAAGCACACCGGAAACCGAGGACCTGGAAGCCACCAGCTCGGGCGAGGGCATCTCGCCGGTGATGAGCCTGGTGGATCGGATCCTGATCGAGTCGCTCACCAGCGGCGCCAGCGACATCCACGTGGAACCCCAGGAAGACGGCCTGCTGGTCCGCTTCCGCCAGGACGGCGTGCTGCGCCGCATCGACAAGCTGCCCCGCACGTTGATTCCCGCGGTCACCTCCCGCTTCAAGATCATGGCCGACCTGGACATCGCCGAACGGCGGATGCCCCAGGACGGCCGGATCCGCCGCAACTTCCGCGGCCGCACCACGGACTTCCGGGTCAGCACCCTGCCCGGCCGCTACGGCGAGAAGGTGGTGCTGCGGCTGCTCGACAGCGGCGCCACCCAGTTGGGCCTGGACACCCTGATCACCGACGAGGAAGCCCGCTCCGCCTTGCGGGACATCGGCTCCAAGCCCTTCGGCATGATCCTGGTCACCGGGCCGACGGGTTCCGGCAAGTCGACCACCCTCTACGCCCTGCTCTCGGAGCGCAACGACCCCTCGATCAACATCTCCACGGTCGAGGATCCGATCGAATACACCCTCCAGGGCATCACCCAGACCCAGGTGAACCGGGAGAAGGGCTACGACTTCAGCTCCGCCCTGCGCGCCTTCATGCGGCAGGACCCGGACGTGCTGCTGGTGGGGGAGACCCGCGACCTGGAGACCGCCCGCACCGCCATCGAGGCGGCCCTGACGGGCCACCTGGTGCTCACGACCCTGCACTGCAACGACGCCGCCAGCGCCTTTGCCCGGCTCGACGAGATGGGGATGGAGCCCTTCCTGGTGAGCGCCTCACTGCTGGGGATCGTCTCCCAGCGCCTCCTGCGACGCCTGTGCAGCGAGTGCCGGATCCCCTACCACCCGAACCACAGCGAACTGGCCCGTTTCGGCCTGGTGGCCTCCGACGAGACCGACATCTCCTTCTACCGCGCCAACACGGTGCAGCCGGGCTCGGAGGGCTGCTGCAGCGCCTGCCAGGGGCGGGGGTACAAGGGCCGGGTGGGGGTCTACGAGATCCTGCGCATGAACGAGACCCTCTCCGCCGCCGTGGCCAAGCGGGCGACGACCGAGGAGCTGCGGCGCCTGGCCCTGGAGAGCGGCATGAAAACGCTCCTCGGCTACGGCCTCGATCTGGTGCGGGAGGGCCTGACCACCCTGGAGCAGGTGGAGCGCATGCTGCTCACCGACACGGGCCTGGAATCGGAGCGCCGCGCCCGGGCCCTGAGCACCCTCACCTGCCGCAGCTGCGGGGCCGGCCTGGAGGACGAATGGTTGGAATGTCCCTACTGTCTGTGCGTTCGGAGCTGA